From Microbacterium sp. LWH11-1.2, one genomic window encodes:
- a CDS encoding PLDc N-terminal domain-containing protein — protein sequence MFIWDLIAWFFWSFVFISYLMVVFTIIGDIFRDQSLNGWLKAVWIIFLVFLPFLTALVYLIARGQGMAERRAAEIGALREAQTAYIRETAGTASPADDITKAKALLDSGAITAGEYETLKGKALAR from the coding sequence ATGTTCATCTGGGATCTCATCGCCTGGTTCTTCTGGTCCTTCGTCTTCATCTCCTACCTGATGGTCGTGTTCACGATCATCGGCGACATCTTCCGCGACCAGTCGCTCAACGGCTGGCTCAAGGCGGTGTGGATCATCTTCCTGGTGTTCCTGCCGTTCCTCACCGCCCTCGTCTACCTCATCGCCCGGGGACAGGGGATGGCGGAGCGCCGCGCGGCAGAGATCGGCGCTCTGCGTGAGGCGCAGACCGCCTACATCCGCGAGACCGCCGGCACGGCGTCGCCCGCCGACGACATCACCAAGGCCAAGGCGCTGCTCGACTCCGGTGCGATCACTGCGGGAGAGTACGAGACCCTGAAGGGGAAGGCGCTGGCTCGCTGA
- a CDS encoding LuxR C-terminal-related transcriptional regulator, with translation MTVFPHVPVHAVDRPRLRRRLDAALGAPLSTIVAPVGSGKTVLLSQWVESRPDVRFVWLELEAADDDPQHFVARLLEGFRSDPRTRHDLGTPHALSDKALGRPVLEALLAVFREHPGTTVIIDDAHAVSNSALLADIWWLADHLPEENHIVLSSRVDLGFPWSRHRLRHSLLELRQSDLALDDDSAATLLRRIIGSPVSAATLSAVMERTEGWAAGVQLTALGLRNQDDPEGFAQHLRGTDLLIADYLSEQALAQQSPERRDLLLRLSSLDRMSAELIESVLHLDDAAQLLEELQHDSMFLVSLDERREWFRFHHLFRDLLHYRLRARGDGEETRLLISAAEWHLREGDLPSAMAYLLRAREWDRVLDLLLASGRDVFERSRTLSVSRWLDAVPAEVRAERPDAEILRGIVLGMSGDAVRAEDVLRAQSARDDLTAAQSAVVHAYIAARVQFRSEPEIALRAAKTSIAFLRHDPTLRPPDILGLMHPSFLHTLARTSGGRAHFLSGDFVRARRWFDDALAGPGAEYSPYRVHLLGSIALLDAWCGRVSHASSLAQEALELAADAQLLAHPAPADAYLAAALAAVERGEPGSAALNLHEGVVRAESNRRSQLLWIAHLVRTLMDADEPPSALPQGMGRPPAIVDAALRAEDARTLRAQRSSAPLDVPTGRWSPLLVESIAAALTERRPMMARRRLAWTAPDPDAAPRERVERLTLEAWLAASEGGPSAARDLLSEALAVAESHGLVAVFPRMGHEVIRLIAELPGAPTRFRTTVLQRARESHQRRVTSPLLAEQLTDRELEILAHLPSRMTNTELAAQCFVSVNTIKTHTAHIYRKLDVANRNGAVARAQELGIL, from the coding sequence ATGACCGTCTTCCCCCATGTGCCGGTTCACGCCGTCGATCGTCCGCGGTTGCGCCGCCGACTCGACGCGGCGCTCGGCGCGCCCTTGAGCACGATCGTCGCCCCGGTGGGATCCGGCAAGACGGTGCTGCTCTCGCAGTGGGTCGAGTCGCGCCCTGATGTGCGGTTCGTCTGGCTCGAGCTGGAGGCCGCCGACGACGATCCGCAGCATTTCGTCGCCCGCCTGCTCGAGGGATTCCGCAGCGATCCCCGCACTCGTCACGACCTCGGCACCCCGCACGCCCTGAGCGACAAGGCGCTCGGCCGACCGGTGCTGGAGGCGCTCCTGGCCGTGTTCCGCGAGCATCCGGGGACGACGGTGATCATCGACGATGCGCATGCCGTGTCCAACTCCGCGCTGCTCGCCGACATCTGGTGGCTGGCGGATCATCTGCCGGAGGAGAACCACATCGTGCTGTCCTCCCGGGTGGATCTGGGCTTCCCGTGGAGCCGGCACCGGCTGCGGCACTCGCTTCTGGAGCTGCGACAGTCCGACCTGGCGCTGGATGACGACAGCGCTGCCACGCTGCTGCGGCGGATCATCGGCAGCCCGGTGAGCGCGGCGACCCTGTCGGCCGTCATGGAGCGGACGGAGGGATGGGCGGCAGGAGTCCAGCTGACCGCGCTCGGGCTGCGCAATCAGGACGATCCGGAGGGTTTCGCTCAGCACCTCCGCGGCACGGATCTCCTGATCGCCGACTACCTCAGCGAGCAGGCGCTCGCGCAGCAGTCGCCGGAGCGCCGGGACCTCCTGCTGCGCCTGTCGTCGCTCGATCGGATGTCGGCCGAGCTCATCGAGTCCGTGCTGCACCTCGACGACGCCGCGCAGCTCCTCGAGGAGCTCCAGCACGATTCGATGTTCCTGGTCTCCCTCGACGAGCGCAGGGAGTGGTTCCGCTTCCATCACCTGTTCCGCGATCTGCTGCACTACCGGCTCCGCGCGCGCGGCGACGGCGAGGAGACCCGGCTGTTGATCTCAGCGGCGGAGTGGCACCTCCGGGAGGGCGACCTGCCGTCGGCCATGGCGTATCTCCTCCGAGCGCGGGAGTGGGATCGCGTGCTCGATCTGCTCCTCGCGAGCGGCCGCGACGTGTTCGAGCGCAGCAGGACGCTGTCGGTGAGTCGATGGCTCGACGCGGTACCGGCGGAGGTCCGCGCCGAGCGCCCGGACGCCGAGATCCTGCGGGGGATCGTGCTCGGGATGAGCGGCGATGCCGTCCGCGCGGAAGACGTCCTCCGTGCGCAGAGCGCGCGCGACGACCTGACCGCAGCCCAGTCCGCGGTCGTGCACGCCTACATCGCCGCGCGGGTGCAGTTCCGGTCGGAACCGGAGATCGCCCTGCGCGCGGCGAAGACGTCGATCGCCTTCCTCCGGCACGACCCGACGCTGCGGCCGCCCGACATCCTCGGACTGATGCATCCGTCCTTCCTGCACACGCTCGCGCGCACGTCGGGGGGACGGGCGCACTTCCTCTCCGGCGACTTCGTGCGGGCCCGGCGCTGGTTCGACGACGCCCTCGCCGGCCCCGGCGCCGAGTACTCGCCCTACCGCGTGCATCTCCTGGGCTCCATCGCGCTGCTCGACGCGTGGTGCGGTCGCGTGTCGCACGCCTCGTCGCTCGCCCAGGAGGCGCTCGAACTCGCCGCCGATGCGCAGCTCCTTGCCCACCCCGCACCGGCGGACGCCTACCTCGCGGCCGCTCTCGCCGCCGTCGAGCGGGGAGAGCCCGGCAGCGCCGCATTGAATCTGCACGAGGGCGTCGTGCGTGCGGAATCGAACAGACGCTCGCAGCTGCTGTGGATCGCTCACCTCGTCCGCACGCTGATGGATGCCGATGAGCCTCCGAGCGCCCTGCCCCAGGGCATGGGCCGCCCTCCGGCGATCGTCGATGCGGCGCTGCGTGCAGAGGACGCTCGCACGCTGCGTGCCCAGCGGTCGTCCGCGCCGCTCGACGTGCCGACGGGTCGATGGTCCCCGCTGCTGGTCGAGTCGATCGCTGCCGCGCTCACGGAACGGAGACCGATGATGGCCCGCCGTCGCCTGGCGTGGACCGCGCCGGATCCGGACGCTGCTCCGCGGGAGAGGGTGGAGCGCCTCACCCTCGAGGCCTGGCTCGCCGCGTCGGAAGGCGGACCATCCGCCGCGCGGGACCTGCTGTCCGAGGCCCTCGCCGTCGCCGAATCGCACGGGCTCGTCGCGGTCTTCCCGCGCATGGGCCACGAGGTCATCCGGCTCATCGCCGAGCTTCCGGGCGCCCCGACGCGATTCCGCACCACGGTGCTGCAGCGCGCACGCGAGAGCCATCAGCGACGAGTCACCTCGCCGCTGCTCGCGGAGCAGCTCACCGACCGGGAGCTGGAGATCCTCGCGCATCTGCCCTCGCGCATGACCAACACGGAGCTGGCGGCGCAGTGCTTCGTCTCGGTCAACACGATCAAGACCCACACGGCCCACATCTATCGCAAGCTCGACGTCGCCAACCGCAACGGCGCCGTCGCGCGGGCGCAGGAGCTCGGCATCCTCTGA
- a CDS encoding AI-2E family transporter, with product MSDATPPASEPPDSPPALPPPRRRSILTALEHPFGLGFALVLGGLAAFVLGVALTSLSTILIYIALAIFIALGLDPVVKRLERNGMSRPRAIAVVFGVFLVVVIVVLVFIVPPALRQIAEFARSIPSAIAQFQASDWYRGFEAQIGDVVGTALDQLSAFLADPGNLLLLGGGALAIGFGIGNAISGILIVIVLTLYFLASLSTFQTSFYRLAPARDRPKVAELTETITDSVGAYLIGMVVLAACNAVFATILHFALGLPFPAFMGLAAFLITLIPLVGPVLYWIIASVLALFTDPLLALIFAVLYLIYMQFEAYLLTPRIMNKAIAVPGALVIIGALVGGTLLGLLGALVSIPVAAAILLIIKQVTIPRQDAKT from the coding sequence ATGAGCGACGCGACACCGCCCGCATCCGAGCCGCCGGATTCCCCTCCGGCGCTCCCGCCGCCACGTCGCCGCAGCATCCTGACCGCGCTGGAGCATCCCTTCGGCCTGGGATTCGCTCTGGTCCTGGGCGGACTCGCCGCATTCGTGCTCGGCGTCGCACTCACGTCGCTTTCGACGATCCTCATCTACATCGCATTGGCGATCTTCATCGCCCTCGGACTCGATCCCGTGGTGAAGCGGCTCGAGCGGAACGGCATGTCGAGGCCGCGCGCCATCGCGGTCGTCTTCGGCGTCTTCCTCGTGGTCGTCATCGTCGTGCTCGTCTTCATCGTGCCTCCCGCCCTCCGGCAGATCGCCGAGTTCGCCCGCTCGATCCCCTCGGCGATCGCGCAGTTCCAGGCCTCCGACTGGTACCGGGGATTCGAGGCGCAGATCGGCGACGTCGTCGGCACCGCGCTCGATCAGCTCTCGGCCTTCCTCGCCGACCCGGGCAATCTGCTGCTGCTGGGCGGCGGTGCGCTCGCAATCGGCTTCGGCATCGGGAACGCGATCTCCGGGATCCTCATCGTCATCGTGCTGACGCTCTACTTCCTCGCGTCGCTGTCCACCTTCCAGACGAGCTTCTATCGCCTCGCGCCGGCGCGCGACCGGCCGAAGGTCGCCGAGCTCACCGAGACCATCACGGACTCGGTCGGCGCCTACCTGATCGGGATGGTGGTCCTCGCGGCCTGCAACGCCGTGTTCGCGACGATCCTGCACTTCGCGCTGGGGCTGCCGTTCCCCGCCTTCATGGGACTCGCCGCCTTCCTGATCACCCTCATCCCGCTCGTGGGACCCGTGCTCTACTGGATCATCGCCTCGGTGCTCGCGCTGTTCACCGACCCGCTCCTGGCGCTGATCTTCGCGGTGCTGTACCTGATCTACATGCAGTTCGAGGCGTATCTGCTCACCCCGCGGATCATGAACAAGGCCATCGCGGTGCCCGGCGCCCTCGTCATCATCGGCGCGCTCGTCGGGGGCACCCTGCTCGGACTGCTCGGCGCCCTGGTGTCGATCCCGGTCGCCGCCGCGATCCTGCTGATCATCAAGCAGGTCACCATCCCCCGGCAAGATGCCAAGACCTGA
- a CDS encoding DUF2252 domain-containing protein has product MAKERRSHDDAETTAPLPAAPDFVLRRSRGRDARARAPRSAQGPWVAPPGRSDPIALLEEQAESRVSELVPIRYARMAASAFAFYRGAALPMAADLATAAHSGVIVQLCGDAHLSNFGVFGTPERQLIFDMNDFDETLPGPFEWDVKRLATSFAVAGRQRGFTPSEIRECVEQAVRGYRITVSRAADASVLDAWYDRFDADSARHRIRSERRRRRADDEAVERLEAALRKARKRDRRKSFSKLVGVEDGQLRITADPPLIVPVEDLVDGVDDVDDAGAMREILDAYRQTLPGARHPLSEYRYRHMARKVVGVGSVGTRAWVILLSGRDDDDPLLLQAKEAQPSVLERFLGPSRYAGSGERVVRGQRLMQAASDIFLGWQQVTGLDGRTRDFYIRQLHDWKGGIDPETMTPRGAALYARVCGETLARAHARSGDRLEIAGYLGRGRRFEDAVVAFADSYADQNDQDHAAFREALASGRLPGGERESAEP; this is encoded by the coding sequence ATGGCGAAGGAACGCAGGTCGCACGACGACGCGGAGACGACCGCCCCGCTCCCGGCCGCCCCGGACTTCGTCCTGCGACGGAGCAGGGGGCGGGATGCCCGAGCGCGGGCGCCCCGATCGGCGCAGGGGCCCTGGGTCGCGCCGCCCGGACGCAGCGACCCGATCGCACTCCTCGAGGAGCAGGCGGAGTCGCGCGTCTCCGAGCTCGTGCCGATCCGGTACGCGCGGATGGCCGCGTCAGCGTTCGCGTTCTATCGCGGCGCGGCGCTGCCGATGGCCGCCGATCTCGCGACCGCGGCGCACAGCGGCGTCATCGTGCAGCTCTGCGGAGACGCGCACCTGTCGAACTTCGGCGTCTTCGGCACCCCGGAGCGGCAGCTGATCTTCGACATGAACGATTTCGACGAGACCCTCCCCGGACCGTTCGAGTGGGACGTCAAGCGACTGGCGACGAGCTTCGCCGTCGCCGGACGGCAACGCGGATTCACGCCGTCGGAGATCCGGGAGTGCGTGGAGCAGGCGGTCCGCGGCTATCGCATCACCGTCAGCAGGGCGGCCGACGCGTCGGTGCTCGATGCCTGGTACGACCGGTTCGATGCGGACAGTGCGCGACATCGCATCCGATCGGAACGACGACGTCGGCGAGCCGATGACGAGGCTGTCGAGCGCCTGGAGGCCGCGCTGCGGAAGGCCCGCAAGCGCGACCGCAGGAAGTCGTTCTCGAAGCTGGTCGGCGTCGAGGACGGACAGCTCCGCATCACCGCGGACCCGCCCCTGATCGTCCCCGTGGAGGATCTGGTCGACGGCGTCGACGACGTGGACGACGCCGGGGCCATGCGGGAGATCCTCGACGCCTACCGTCAGACGCTTCCCGGAGCACGGCATCCGCTGTCCGAGTATCGATACCGGCACATGGCCAGGAAGGTGGTGGGAGTGGGCAGCGTGGGCACCCGAGCCTGGGTCATCCTGCTGAGCGGACGGGACGACGACGATCCGCTGCTGCTCCAGGCGAAGGAGGCGCAGCCCTCGGTGCTCGAGCGCTTCCTGGGACCGAGTCGGTATGCCGGATCCGGCGAGCGCGTCGTCAGAGGTCAGCGACTCATGCAGGCCGCGTCCGACATCTTCCTCGGGTGGCAGCAGGTCACGGGACTGGACGGTCGAACACGCGACTTCTACATCCGGCAGCTGCACGACTGGAAGGGCGGGATAGATCCGGAGACGATGACGCCGCGGGGTGCCGCGCTCTACGCACGCGTCTGCGGCGAGACCCTTGCGCGGGCTCACGCGCGCAGCGGTGACCGTCTCGAGATCGCCGGATACCTCGGCAGGGGGCGTCGGTTCGAGGATGCCGTCGTCGCGTTCGCGGACTCGTACGCGGACCAGAACGATCAGGACCACGCCGCGTTCCGGGAGGCCCTCGCATCCGGGCGGCTGCCCGGCGGCGAGCGGGAGAGCGCGGAGCCGTGA
- a CDS encoding ion channel, giving the protein MTATTRRGDPVARHRARRTVVRDRHGVAGYTVALALLVLSYALCATQRSTDPSPFAFLLILATVAVIFHVTAVRAMIQHVAWVVLAAAAVATTLGTVFGAAGHVLDVVFSTASMLALLVAPAAIVAHQAKRRGFNLEALLATITAYVLVGLFFAFLFNLLSLVTSTPMFGEGSEESLSNQLFFSFTTLTTTGYGNIAPVTAGSQAVAVAEAITGQLFLITAVARIMRGTGDRSAIDRARTATPEEIS; this is encoded by the coding sequence GTGACAGCGACGACGCGACGCGGGGACCCGGTGGCGCGCCATCGCGCGCGCCGCACCGTCGTCCGCGATCGCCACGGGGTCGCGGGGTACACCGTCGCCCTCGCGCTGCTCGTGCTCTCGTACGCGCTGTGTGCCACGCAGCGATCCACCGATCCGAGTCCGTTCGCCTTCCTGCTCATCCTCGCGACCGTCGCCGTCATCTTCCACGTCACGGCGGTGCGTGCGATGATCCAGCACGTCGCCTGGGTCGTCCTGGCCGCAGCAGCCGTCGCGACGACGCTCGGAACCGTGTTCGGGGCCGCCGGGCACGTGCTGGACGTCGTCTTCTCCACGGCGTCGATGCTCGCCCTGCTCGTCGCCCCGGCCGCGATCGTCGCCCATCAGGCGAAGCGGCGCGGCTTCAACCTCGAGGCCCTGCTCGCGACGATCACGGCCTACGTGCTCGTCGGCCTGTTCTTCGCCTTCCTCTTCAATCTCCTGTCGCTCGTGACCTCGACGCCCATGTTCGGCGAGGGCAGCGAGGAGTCGCTCTCCAATCAGCTGTTCTTCTCCTTCACCACGCTGACCACGACCGGATACGGCAACATCGCGCCGGTCACCGCGGGCAGTCAGGCCGTCGCGGTCGCCGAGGCGATCACGGGCCAGCTGTTCCTCATCACCGCCGTGGCCCGCATCATGCGCGGAACAGGCGACAGGAGCGCGATCGACCGCGCACGCACCGCGACTCCGGAGGAGATCTCATGA
- a CDS encoding MFS transporter — protein sequence MRRWNVVIVLGCAQFVMVLDGTVMNVSISTVVVDLDTTVAAMQGAITFYTLTMAAFMLLGAKLGDVWGRRRAFVIGSCVYAVGSLVTALSPNVQTLFLGWSVIEGLGAVLVIPAIAALVADNYQGRDRVTAFAVIGAVSGAAVAAGPLIGGFVTTYFDWRYVFVAEVVIMIVVVLCARVITDATPRTSIRIDLLSVGLSSAGLVAVVFGMLQSKIWGWIVPLRIPVIGGVDVAPLGISLTAWLVVFGVLLIALFIVRQRRLVRLGRPPLVNVEMFGISSLRSGLSVLGAQYAVTAGLFFMVPVYLQMTLGLDALETGIKIFPLSVALVLFSIVGTGLSKRMSPRTIVRIGQLLLVFSSLVLLGSATSDLRSGLFAAGMFLSGAALGLLASQLGNVNMSSVSAKETSEVGGLQGVFQNLGSSLGTALIGSILIGALSTSFASGVAESDLPAETQTQVSASTEHGVTIVPAADVPKIAEAAGLSEDDADQLAQIYRDSQLSSLRVAFFGLIIISLLALFFSRGIPSEIEVRRRTEAA from the coding sequence ATGAGGAGATGGAACGTCGTCATCGTGCTCGGCTGCGCGCAGTTCGTCATGGTGCTCGACGGCACCGTGATGAACGTGTCGATCTCGACCGTCGTCGTCGACCTCGACACGACCGTCGCCGCGATGCAGGGGGCCATCACCTTCTACACGCTGACCATGGCGGCGTTCATGCTGCTGGGGGCGAAGCTCGGCGACGTGTGGGGTCGTCGCCGGGCCTTCGTGATCGGATCGTGCGTGTACGCGGTCGGCTCTCTCGTGACGGCGCTCAGCCCGAACGTGCAGACGCTCTTCCTCGGGTGGTCCGTCATCGAGGGGCTCGGGGCCGTGCTCGTGATCCCGGCGATCGCCGCTCTCGTCGCGGACAACTACCAGGGGCGCGACCGGGTCACCGCCTTCGCCGTGATCGGCGCCGTGTCGGGCGCGGCGGTCGCCGCAGGCCCGCTGATCGGCGGCTTCGTCACGACCTACTTCGACTGGCGCTACGTCTTCGTCGCCGAGGTCGTGATCATGATCGTCGTGGTGCTCTGCGCTCGAGTGATCACCGACGCGACACCGCGCACGAGCATCCGCATCGACCTGCTGAGCGTCGGACTGTCGTCGGCCGGGCTCGTCGCCGTCGTCTTCGGGATGCTGCAGAGCAAGATCTGGGGCTGGATCGTGCCCCTGCGCATCCCCGTCATCGGCGGCGTCGACGTGGCGCCGCTCGGCATCTCGCTCACCGCATGGCTCGTGGTCTTCGGCGTGCTGCTGATCGCGCTGTTCATCGTCCGGCAGCGCCGGCTCGTGCGCCTCGGGCGACCGCCGCTCGTGAACGTCGAGATGTTCGGGATCTCCTCGCTCCGCAGCGGGCTCTCGGTGCTCGGTGCGCAGTACGCCGTCACGGCCGGTCTCTTCTTCATGGTGCCGGTCTACCTGCAGATGACGCTCGGGCTCGACGCGCTGGAGACGGGGATCAAGATCTTCCCCCTGTCGGTGGCCCTCGTGCTGTTCTCGATCGTGGGGACCGGGCTCTCGAAGCGGATGTCGCCGCGGACGATCGTGCGGATCGGACAGCTGCTCCTGGTGTTCAGCTCGCTCGTGCTGCTCGGCTCGGCGACCAGCGATCTGCGGAGCGGGCTCTTCGCGGCCGGCATGTTCCTGTCCGGGGCAGCCCTCGGGCTGCTGGCTTCGCAGCTGGGGAATGTGAACATGTCGAGCGTCTCCGCGAAGGAGACGAGCGAGGTCGGCGGACTGCAGGGAGTGTTCCAGAACCTGGGTTCGTCGCTCGGCACCGCCTTGATCGGCTCGATCCTGATCGGAGCGCTGTCGACGTCGTTCGCCTCCGGCGTCGCGGAGAGCGATCTGCCCGCAGAGACGCAGACACAGGTGAGCGCCTCGACGGAGCACGGCGTCACGATCGTCCCGGCCGCCGACGTGCCGAAGATCGCCGAGGCCGCCGGCCTCAGCGAGGATGACGCGGATCAGCTCGCACAGATCTACCGCGACTCGCAGCTCTCGTCGCTGCGGGTGGCGTTCTTCGGCCTGATCATCATCAGTCTCCTGGCGCTCTTCTTCTCTCGCGGAATCCCGAGCGAGATCGAGGTGCGTCGACGCACGGAGGCCGCCTGA
- a CDS encoding MarR family transcriptional regulator: MAVTDEMVCFSLYSAARATTQAYRALLAPWGLTYPQYLVLAILWHEGDQTIGSLGEAMQLDSGTLSPLVRRLEQAGHVTRSRRADDERVVTVTLTADGQSLRGELASIPAQVAGFSGIRDDEHRRRLIAELQELTALLQDATTNAAAAHARGGE; this comes from the coding sequence ATGGCCGTGACCGATGAGATGGTGTGCTTCTCGCTCTACTCCGCCGCCCGCGCCACCACCCAGGCGTATCGCGCGCTGCTCGCCCCCTGGGGGCTGACCTACCCGCAGTACCTCGTGCTCGCCATCCTCTGGCACGAAGGCGACCAGACGATCGGCTCGCTGGGCGAGGCGATGCAGCTCGACTCCGGCACCCTGTCGCCCCTGGTGCGCCGCCTCGAGCAGGCCGGCCACGTCACGCGATCGCGCCGCGCGGATGACGAGCGGGTCGTCACGGTGACCCTCACCGCCGACGGCCAGTCGCTGCGCGGCGAGCTCGCGTCCATCCCCGCACAGGTAGCCGGCTTCTCCGGCATCCGCGACGACGAGCACCGCCGCCGACTCATCGCCGAGTTGCAGGAGCTCACCGCGCTGCTGCAGGACGCGACCACGAACGCCGCCGCCGCGCACGCTCGCGGCGGCGAATGA
- a CDS encoding organic hydroperoxide resistance protein: protein MEALYTAEALATGAGRDGHVATSDRRVEFDLAIPKEMGGSGDGANPEQLFAAGYAACFHSALQSVARAQKVRIADSSVGARVQIGQNGRGGFGLAVELEVVIPEIPHEQAQALADAAHEVCPYSNATRGNIDVTITVSDD from the coding sequence ATGGAAGCTCTCTACACCGCAGAGGCCCTCGCCACCGGAGCCGGACGCGACGGCCACGTCGCCACGAGCGATCGCCGCGTCGAGTTCGATCTCGCGATTCCGAAGGAGATGGGCGGAAGCGGCGATGGCGCGAACCCCGAGCAGCTCTTCGCCGCCGGGTACGCGGCCTGCTTCCACTCGGCGCTGCAGAGCGTCGCCCGCGCCCAGAAGGTGCGCATCGCCGACTCCTCGGTGGGCGCGCGCGTGCAGATCGGCCAGAACGGTCGTGGCGGGTTCGGCCTCGCGGTCGAGCTCGAGGTCGTGATCCCCGAGATCCCGCACGAGCAGGCCCAGGCCCTCGCGGACGCCGCGCACGAGGTGTGCCCGTACTCGAACGCGACCCGCGGCAACATCGATGTCACCATCACCGTCTCCGACGACTGA
- a CDS encoding zinc-binding dehydrogenase — protein sequence MRALIHSTFGTPEEVLEVQERPVPEPGPGQVRLRIVLSPIHNHDLWTVRGTYGFKPELPAASGTEALGIVDAVGEGVEHLAVGQRVATGGTFGAWAEYILASAAGLVPVPDSLPDESAAQLVSMPFSTMTLLQFLNVTEGDWIVQNAANGAVGRMLAQLGAARGINVLGLVRRSAGVEELRAQGIDNVIATDQDDWKEQAAALTNGARVVAGVDSVGGASAGQVLSLLSEGGTLVAFGAMDSPTMEIASSDVIFKQATVKGFWGSKVIPALDPADRKALFGELFPRIADGTLTLPVAGVFDAADIAEAVRANGTPGRVGKVLLKF from the coding sequence ATGCGCGCACTCATCCATTCCACATTCGGCACGCCCGAAGAGGTCCTCGAGGTCCAGGAGCGCCCCGTCCCGGAGCCCGGTCCCGGTCAGGTGCGCCTGCGCATCGTCCTCTCTCCCATCCACAACCACGATCTCTGGACGGTCCGCGGCACCTACGGCTTCAAGCCCGAGCTTCCCGCCGCCTCCGGCACCGAGGCGCTCGGCATCGTCGACGCCGTGGGCGAGGGTGTCGAGCACCTCGCCGTCGGCCAGCGCGTCGCCACCGGCGGCACGTTCGGCGCCTGGGCCGAGTACATCCTCGCGAGCGCGGCCGGACTCGTCCCGGTACCCGACTCGCTGCCGGACGAGAGCGCCGCCCAGCTCGTCTCGATGCCCTTCAGCACGATGACCCTGCTGCAGTTCCTGAACGTGACGGAGGGCGACTGGATCGTCCAGAACGCGGCCAACGGCGCAGTCGGACGGATGCTGGCTCAGCTCGGCGCCGCCCGCGGCATCAACGTCCTCGGACTCGTCCGCCGGTCCGCCGGCGTCGAGGAGCTCCGCGCGCAGGGCATCGACAACGTGATCGCCACCGACCAGGACGACTGGAAGGAGCAGGCCGCCGCTCTCACGAACGGGGCCCGCGTCGTGGCCGGCGTCGACTCGGTCGGTGGAGCATCCGCCGGACAGGTGCTCTCGCTCCTCTCCGAGGGGGGAACGCTCGTGGCCTTCGGGGCCATGGACTCCCCCACCATGGAGATCGCGTCCTCCGACGTGATCTTCAAGCAGGCCACCGTGAAGGGCTTCTGGGGCAGCAAGGTGATCCCGGCGCTCGATCCGGCCGACCGCAAGGCCCTCTTCGGCGAGCTGTTCCCGCGCATCGCCGACGGAACCCTCACGCTTCCCGTCGCGGGCGTCTTCGACGCCGCCGACATCGCCGAGGCCGTCCGCGCCAACGGGACCCCCGGCCGCGTGGGCAAGGTGCTGCTGAAGTTCTGA
- a CDS encoding RidA family protein gives MEITLAQPEGLVVSPAFSHVAVVPPGATTIYVGGQNGVDTTGAVVSADAAEQSARAVENARIALESAGAGLGDVISWTVLIHQDADLRAAYGAVASKLAREGAPPLVTAALVAGLGVPGALIEVSAVAAVIR, from the coding sequence ATGGAGATCACACTCGCTCAGCCCGAGGGGCTCGTCGTCAGCCCGGCATTCAGTCACGTCGCCGTCGTGCCCCCGGGTGCGACCACGATCTACGTCGGCGGTCAGAACGGCGTCGACACCACGGGAGCCGTCGTCTCGGCCGATGCCGCCGAGCAGTCGGCTCGCGCCGTCGAGAACGCCAGGATCGCATTGGAGTCGGCCGGCGCGGGTCTCGGCGACGTCATCAGCTGGACCGTCCTCATCCATCAGGATGCCGATCTGCGCGCCGCCTACGGGGCCGTCGCGTCGAAGCTGGCGCGTGAGGGGGCGCCGCCCCTGGTCACCGCGGCACTCGTCGCGGGTCTCGGCGTCCCGGGAGCATTGATCGAGGTCAGCGCGGTGGCCGCGGTCATCCGCTGA